A window of the Acidithiobacillus thiooxidans ATCC 19377 genome harbors these coding sequences:
- the purH gene encoding bifunctional phosphoribosylaminoimidazolecarboxamide formyltransferase/IMP cyclohydrolase has product MGEITRALISVSDKRGVVEFARRLRDFGVEILSTGGTAKVLMADGIAVQEVGDYTGFPEMLEGRLKTLHPKIHGGLLARRGNADHDRQIAEQDILPIDLLCVNLYPFAETVARPDCTLEDAIENIDIGGPTMLRAGAKNWEGVTVLVDPDDYSRVLQEMEQSHGGVGAATRFHLATKVFAHTAQYDGAIANYLSSRNVEGQQSQFPQTLSLQFEKVQELRYGENPHQAAAFYRDGSGGGLADAHQLQGKALSYNNIGDGDAAVALVMEFSEPACCVVKHGNPCGVALGQDLLSAFQRAWAGDPVSAFGSIIAFNAPLDAQTAELISNQFVEMVLAPAILPDARLILAKKKNLRALAFEDGHAWQRPGWDYKRVRGGLLVQEFDQAMEMEDDWQVVSARAPNLQEQRDLAFVWRVGKYVRSNAIVYGREGQTVGIGAGQMSRVDAARCGAAKALDLGFDLHGAALASDAFFPFRDGVDAAAAAGVKAIIQPGGSIRDEEVIASANEHGIAMVFTGVRHFRHG; this is encoded by the coding sequence ATGGGTGAAATAACACGGGCGCTCATCAGCGTTTCTGATAAGCGCGGGGTGGTGGAGTTTGCACGGCGACTGCGCGACTTTGGGGTGGAAATTCTGTCTACGGGTGGAACCGCCAAGGTGTTGATGGCCGACGGTATTGCCGTTCAGGAAGTGGGCGATTACACCGGCTTTCCGGAAATGCTGGAGGGCCGCCTGAAAACCCTGCACCCCAAAATTCATGGTGGCCTGCTGGCCCGTCGCGGTAATGCTGACCACGATCGGCAAATAGCGGAGCAGGATATCCTTCCCATTGATTTGCTTTGCGTTAATTTATACCCGTTTGCCGAAACCGTGGCGCGCCCCGACTGCACGCTGGAAGATGCCATCGAAAATATTGATATTGGTGGACCGACCATGCTCCGGGCCGGGGCCAAAAACTGGGAAGGAGTGACAGTTCTCGTTGATCCTGATGACTATTCCCGCGTCTTGCAGGAAATGGAACAAAGCCACGGTGGCGTGGGGGCGGCTACCCGTTTTCATCTGGCGACCAAGGTTTTTGCTCATACCGCCCAGTACGACGGAGCTATTGCCAATTATTTGTCAAGCCGCAATGTGGAAGGCCAGCAAAGTCAGTTTCCCCAGACCCTTTCCCTGCAGTTCGAGAAGGTGCAGGAATTACGTTATGGCGAAAACCCCCATCAGGCGGCGGCTTTTTACCGCGATGGCAGTGGCGGGGGGCTGGCAGATGCCCATCAGTTGCAGGGCAAGGCGCTTTCCTACAATAACATTGGCGATGGGGATGCGGCCGTCGCTCTGGTCATGGAATTCTCGGAACCGGCCTGCTGCGTGGTCAAACATGGGAACCCCTGTGGGGTAGCTTTGGGTCAGGATTTGCTCAGTGCCTTTCAGCGCGCCTGGGCGGGCGACCCGGTGTCGGCCTTTGGCAGCATCATTGCCTTTAATGCGCCGTTGGATGCCCAAACCGCTGAACTGATCAGTAATCAGTTTGTCGAGATGGTACTGGCTCCGGCCATTTTGCCCGATGCCCGCCTGATTCTGGCCAAAAAGAAAAACCTGCGGGCGCTGGCTTTTGAAGACGGTCACGCATGGCAGCGTCCGGGCTGGGACTACAAGCGGGTGCGTGGTGGTCTGCTGGTGCAGGAATTTGATCAGGCCATGGAAATGGAAGACGACTGGCAGGTGGTCAGCGCGCGCGCGCCCAACCTGCAGGAGCAACGTGACCTCGCCTTTGTCTGGCGGGTTGGTAAATATGTACGATCCAACGCCATTGTCTATGGTCGTGAAGGGCAGACCGTGGGTATTGGCGCGGGACAGATGAGTCGGGTAGATGCGGCCCGCTGCGGGGCCGCCAAGGCACTGGATCTGGGCTTTGATTTGCACGGCGCGGCACTGGCTTCCGATGCCTTTTTCCCGTTTCGGGACGGGGTTGATGCGGCGGCCGCTGCCGGAGTGAAAGCTATTATTCAGCCCGGCGGCTCCATTCGCGATGAAGAAGTCATCGCCAGCGCCAATGAGCATGGAATTGCCATGGTGTTTACCGGCGTCCGTCACTTCCGCCACGGTTAA
- the purD gene encoding phosphoribosylamine--glycine ligase yields the protein MGAKVLVLGGGGREHAIAWKLAQSEQVETVYCAPGNPGTAGEEKLFNLKLNPNNPQAVVAEAHVLDIQLVVIGPEAPLVAGVGDALRRAGIPVFGPDQAGAMLEGSKAHAKAFMMRHGLPTARYERFTDTTHALEYLHGHPLPVVVKADGLAAGKGVVVASTMQEAETAVRQFLQWGPIIIEEFLEGEEASFIAIIVDGQVLPLAGSQDHKRLLDDDQGPNTGGMGAYSPAPVLDTAMSEQVLREIMRPAAQGLMADGTPYCGFLYAGLMIGRDGPKLLEFNCRLGDPETQPLMMRLRSDLYTVLLLAALGERLPPELEWDERSALCVVMAAEGYPEHPRTGDAIAGLGTAETDTVKVFHAGTKSVDGHVATAGGRVLGVTALGDSLAIAQHHAYSVVAKIHWSGVQFRRDIGHLGLRRD from the coding sequence ATGGGTGCGAAGGTTTTGGTTTTGGGAGGCGGCGGTCGTGAACATGCCATCGCCTGGAAGCTGGCCCAATCAGAACAGGTCGAGACCGTCTATTGCGCGCCCGGTAACCCTGGCACGGCCGGTGAAGAGAAGCTGTTCAACCTGAAGCTGAATCCCAACAATCCTCAGGCGGTAGTGGCTGAGGCGCATGTTCTGGATATTCAACTGGTGGTGATTGGACCGGAAGCACCACTGGTGGCGGGAGTGGGAGATGCTCTTCGCCGCGCCGGAATTCCGGTTTTTGGTCCGGATCAGGCGGGGGCCATGCTGGAGGGCAGCAAGGCCCATGCCAAGGCTTTCATGATGCGTCACGGGCTGCCGACCGCCCGTTACGAACGTTTTACGGACACTACCCATGCTCTGGAATACCTGCATGGGCACCCGCTGCCGGTGGTGGTCAAGGCCGATGGCCTGGCTGCAGGCAAAGGCGTGGTGGTAGCCAGTACCATGCAGGAAGCAGAAACCGCAGTACGGCAGTTTCTGCAGTGGGGCCCCATCATCATTGAAGAATTCCTGGAAGGTGAGGAAGCCAGCTTTATCGCCATTATTGTCGATGGTCAGGTGCTGCCTCTGGCGGGTTCTCAGGATCATAAGCGCCTGCTCGATGATGACCAGGGGCCCAATACGGGTGGGATGGGTGCCTACTCCCCTGCCCCGGTGCTGGACACGGCCATGAGCGAGCAGGTGCTGCGGGAAATCATGCGCCCTGCAGCGCAGGGTCTGATGGCTGACGGCACGCCGTATTGCGGGTTTTTGTATGCCGGCTTGATGATTGGCCGGGATGGGCCGAAGTTGCTGGAGTTCAATTGCCGCCTGGGCGATCCTGAAACCCAGCCGCTGATGATGCGCCTGCGCTCGGATCTTTATACGGTCTTGCTGCTGGCTGCCCTGGGTGAGCGATTACCGCCTGAACTGGAATGGGACGAGCGCAGCGCCTTGTGCGTAGTGATGGCGGCTGAGGGATATCCTGAGCATCCGCGCACGGGGGATGCCATTGCCGGACTGGGTACAGCCGAAACGGATACCGTTAAGGTGTTTCATGCGGGTACCAAAAGTGTAGATGGTCATGTGGCTACGGCTGGTGGGCGGGTGCTGGGTGTGACCGCGCTGGGCGATAGTCTCGCCATTGCCCAGCATCATGCTTATTCAGTAGTCGCTAAAATCCATTGGTCCGGGGTGCAGTTCCGTCGGGATATTGGTCATTTAGGTTTACGCCGTGACTAG
- a CDS encoding L-threonylcarbamoyladenylate synthase: protein MPGHTPRRQELRQLVTHLRRGGVIAYPTEGVWGLGCDPRQRRALRRILHLKKRPQHKGVLLIAGRRSETAAFWSDQGISPALLEQYWPGTTLVLPARRQVPTWIRGRHTSVAVRVSNHSGVRALTRAFGSAIVSTSANRAGQQPARDLRTIRRYFGKHLPVLHARLGRQRRPSRIVDARTGQTLRS, encoded by the coding sequence ATGCCAGGTCATACTCCGCGTCGTCAGGAATTACGCCAGCTGGTTACGCATCTGCGTCGGGGCGGGGTCATTGCCTACCCCACGGAAGGGGTCTGGGGGCTGGGTTGTGATCCCCGGCAACGGCGAGCTTTACGCCGTATTCTGCATTTGAAAAAGCGCCCACAACACAAGGGCGTTTTGCTCATTGCCGGACGCCGCTCCGAAACTGCCGCCTTCTGGTCGGATCAGGGCATAAGTCCGGCACTGCTGGAACAATACTGGCCGGGGACCACCCTGGTGCTGCCCGCCCGTCGGCAGGTTCCGACCTGGATTCGCGGACGGCATACCAGCGTGGCCGTTCGGGTCAGCAATCATTCTGGGGTCCGCGCTCTGACCCGGGCTTTTGGCAGCGCCATTGTCTCAACCAGTGCCAATCGCGCTGGTCAGCAACCCGCCCGTGACTTGCGGACCATCCGCCGCTATTTTGGAAAACATCTTCCGGTACTGCATGCCCGACTGGGTAGGCAGCGCCGTCCAAGCAGAATTGTCGATGCCCGTACCGGTCAGACTTTAAGGAGTTAA
- the hemF gene encoding oxygen-dependent coproporphyrinogen oxidase, translating to MQQPSTQIVEQFLLQLQDRICMALEKADGHASFREDLWERPGGGGGRTRVISGGDLLEKGGVNFSRVHGDKLPPSATAQRPELAGQPFTAVGVSLVLHPRNPYVPIVHMNYRFFAAGSVWWFGGGADLTPSYGFVEDARHFHQTLKAACDRHGPDFYPRFKEWCDEYFTIKHRQEMRGVGGIFFDDLSGNADTLQAFWEEVANSFLESYLPIAERRRNTPFGERERDFQLIRRGRYVEFNLVYDRGTLFGLQSGGRTESILMSLPPLAAWHYDWEAPADSPEARLKEDFLTPRDWV from the coding sequence ATGCAGCAGCCTTCCACTCAAATCGTAGAACAGTTTCTCCTCCAGCTTCAGGACCGCATTTGTATGGCTCTTGAAAAGGCTGATGGTCACGCCAGTTTTCGCGAAGATCTCTGGGAAAGGCCCGGTGGCGGCGGGGGGCGTACCCGGGTCATCAGTGGCGGTGATCTGCTGGAAAAGGGCGGGGTCAACTTCTCCAGGGTGCATGGCGATAAACTGCCACCCTCGGCCACTGCACAGCGACCAGAACTGGCGGGGCAACCTTTCACGGCAGTGGGTGTTTCGCTGGTTCTGCACCCCCGCAATCCTTATGTACCCATTGTCCATATGAACTACCGGTTTTTTGCGGCGGGTTCCGTGTGGTGGTTTGGTGGCGGGGCTGACCTCACCCCGAGTTATGGTTTTGTGGAAGACGCCCGGCATTTTCATCAAACTCTCAAGGCCGCCTGCGACCGGCATGGCCCCGATTTTTATCCCCGTTTCAAGGAGTGGTGTGATGAATATTTCACCATCAAACATCGCCAGGAAATGCGGGGGGTCGGTGGCATTTTCTTTGATGATCTCAGCGGGAATGCCGATACTTTGCAGGCGTTCTGGGAAGAGGTGGCCAACAGTTTTCTGGAGAGCTATCTGCCCATTGCCGAACGGCGCCGCAACACTCCTTTTGGTGAGCGCGAACGGGATTTTCAGCTGATCCGTCGGGGTCGCTATGTGGAATTCAATCTGGTGTACGACCGGGGCACATTGTTTGGCCTGCAATCCGGCGGGCGCACCGAGAGCATTCTCATGTCCCTGCCGCCCCTCGCCGCCTGGCATTATGATTGGGAGGCACCGGCAGACAGTCCTGAGGCCCGCCTGAAAGAAGATTTTCTGACCCCCAGGGACTGGGTATGA
- a CDS encoding quinone-dependent dihydroorotate dehydrogenase, with product MIYPLLRPLLFGLEAEQAHQLSIAALETLGRMPRILERMAEYFAVENPALQQTLWGLNFRNPVGLAAGYDKDARATAALPALGFGFVEIGTVTPRAQSGNPRPRVFRYPFSQAIINRMGFPGEGATAVAERLRALPHPHCVPIGINLGKNKDTPLEHAAEDYVFALEVLFPYGDYLTVNVSSPNTPGLRLLQGADALPELLAAVAAANQRLAAEYQRPALPLLLKIAPDLDPEDISAIAQLAKGDQPLVDGFIATNTTIDRPAGHPEYVQAGGLSGMPLRSRANAVIAQLYQDCAGKVPIIGVGGISCAADAYEKIRAGASLLQVYTGLVFKGPELVREILLELPDLFEQDGFCHISAALGTAINVQE from the coding sequence ATGATTTATCCGCTGCTGCGGCCATTACTGTTTGGACTGGAGGCGGAGCAGGCCCATCAACTCAGCATCGCGGCACTGGAAACTCTGGGTCGCATGCCCCGCATTCTGGAACGGATGGCCGAGTATTTTGCGGTGGAGAATCCCGCTCTGCAGCAAACCTTGTGGGGACTGAATTTTCGCAATCCCGTGGGTCTGGCCGCCGGTTATGACAAGGATGCCCGCGCAACGGCGGCCTTGCCGGCCTTGGGTTTTGGATTTGTGGAAATTGGTACGGTCACGCCGCGTGCCCAGTCGGGCAACCCCCGCCCCCGGGTATTTCGTTATCCGTTTTCCCAGGCAATCATCAACCGCATGGGCTTTCCCGGAGAAGGCGCTACTGCGGTAGCTGAACGTCTGCGCGCCCTACCCCATCCTCATTGCGTTCCTATCGGGATCAATCTTGGCAAAAACAAGGATACGCCGCTCGAGCACGCGGCGGAGGACTATGTCTTTGCCCTGGAAGTACTTTTTCCCTATGGAGATTATTTGACGGTGAATGTCAGCTCTCCCAATACGCCGGGACTGCGCCTGTTGCAAGGTGCCGATGCTCTTCCGGAATTGCTGGCCGCCGTCGCCGCTGCCAATCAACGTCTGGCCGCCGAATATCAGCGTCCAGCCCTTCCCTTGCTCCTGAAAATTGCTCCGGATCTGGATCCCGAGGATATTAGCGCCATCGCGCAACTCGCCAAAGGCGACCAGCCACTGGTGGATGGTTTCATTGCTACAAACACCACCATTGATCGTCCTGCCGGGCATCCCGAATATGTGCAGGCGGGAGGGCTGAGTGGTATGCCCCTCCGGTCACGTGCCAACGCGGTCATAGCCCAACTGTATCAAGACTGCGCAGGCAAGGTGCCGATTATCGGGGTCGGTGGTATATCCTGTGCTGCAGACGCCTATGAAAAAATCCGGGCGGGGGCCAGTTTACTGCAAGTTTATACGGGTCTGGTTTTTAAAGGGCCGGAACTGGTTCGCGAGATTTTGCTGGAGTTGCCTGATCTTTTTGAACAAGATGGTTTTTGCCATATCAGTGCCGCGCTGGGAACTGCCATCAATGTTCAGGAATAA
- a CDS encoding MFS transporter codes for MMSNLLSAIDDEQKVTRRHRRILWASGLGIFLDGYDLSIMAIVLILLKPQWHLGPTLLGLLGTAALVGALIGGLFGGIIADRYGRKTVYLIDIAAFFFAALLSGFAWDITSLVILRFILGLGVGADYPLSSTYIAEFMPKNKRGSAMTWIFGLWMGGALVSSLVGLALLHTGPDAWRWMLASGALPAVLVLWLRRSLPESPRWYIYRGRLQEAAQVLRWLVPDVDAHERERLVQETASSMQASRNVSWTMLFSKPYLRRTVYACVPWFMMDVMGYALGIFLPFMLMHMGLKTPEQAIIGNSFFTASFVLGWIPLALMIDRIGRRRAQIWGFLGDAISLGLVGLFALSGEPPFIIVAAGLIIWQIANSFGPGNTTWIIPTELYPTELRATGHGFATAFSRFGGVVSVFFLPTLQAELGNGGLLLVLAGAGLIGVLTTWWLGSEMAGQALPEMLEPGSQRAA; via the coding sequence ATGATGAGTAACCTACTCAGTGCAATAGACGACGAACAAAAAGTCACCAGGCGGCATCGGCGGATTCTCTGGGCTTCTGGCCTCGGCATTTTTCTGGATGGTTATGATTTGAGTATCATGGCTATTGTACTGATTCTGCTCAAACCGCAGTGGCATCTGGGCCCAACTCTGCTGGGATTGCTGGGTACTGCGGCGCTGGTGGGCGCACTGATTGGTGGACTTTTTGGCGGTATTATTGCGGATCGTTATGGTCGCAAGACGGTTTATTTAATTGATATTGCCGCGTTTTTCTTTGCGGCCTTGCTTTCCGGATTTGCCTGGGACATCACCTCTCTGGTTATTTTGCGCTTCATTCTGGGACTTGGGGTAGGCGCAGATTATCCCTTGAGCTCCACTTACATTGCGGAATTCATGCCCAAAAACAAACGCGGGTCGGCCATGACCTGGATTTTCGGGTTATGGATGGGAGGGGCTTTGGTGTCCAGTCTGGTGGGTCTGGCGTTGCTGCATACGGGCCCGGACGCCTGGCGCTGGATGCTGGCATCCGGTGCGTTGCCGGCGGTATTGGTACTCTGGTTGCGGCGGAGCTTGCCGGAGTCGCCGCGCTGGTATATTTATCGCGGCCGCTTGCAGGAAGCCGCACAGGTTTTACGCTGGCTGGTGCCGGATGTGGATGCCCATGAGCGGGAGCGTCTGGTCCAGGAAACGGCTTCCAGCATGCAGGCCAGCCGTAATGTGTCGTGGACCATGCTGTTCAGTAAACCGTATTTGCGGCGCACTGTTTATGCTTGTGTGCCCTGGTTCATGATGGATGTCATGGGCTATGCCCTGGGTATTTTTCTGCCCTTTATGCTTATGCACATGGGGCTTAAAACGCCGGAACAGGCCATCATTGGAAACAGCTTTTTTACAGCCAGTTTTGTGCTGGGATGGATTCCTCTGGCCCTTATGATTGATCGGATTGGGCGCCGTCGTGCCCAGATTTGGGGTTTTCTGGGGGATGCCATCAGCCTCGGCCTGGTCGGGCTTTTTGCCCTCTCCGGCGAACCACCCTTTATTATTGTCGCGGCAGGATTGATCATCTGGCAAATCGCCAACAGTTTTGGACCGGGCAATACCACCTGGATTATCCCTACTGAATTATATCCAACAGAATTACGGGCCACAGGCCACGGCTTTGCTACCGCCTTCAGTCGTTTTGGTGGAGTAGTCAGTGTGTTTTTCCTGCCTACGCTCCAGGCCGAATTGGGTAATGGCGGATTATTGTTGGTGCTGGCGGGGGCAGGATTGATTGGGGTGCTCACTACCTGGTGGCTGGGTTCGGAGATGGCAGGTCAGGCTTTGCCGGAAATGCTGGAGCCCGGCAGTCAGCGTGCTGCCTGA
- a CDS encoding tetratricopeptide repeat protein, translated as MTIRNFRFSAIGIMLMLIPFTQAFAQDNTSLIAMSNPANPGAVADAYLSHARAIRKADAPIVHLLNHSAYTQAVPLLKKAAADKYDFWAADTLGHLYQAGLGVSANSQTAFHWYLQAAEAGDRFAQRQVANAYLNGWGVTRNPQRAAFWFRQGLMVPQVANADFWLGKTYAAGKLMPKNPTKAAWYEGRSLALLKQLDAEHVGAAAYDLGIAYWHGYGVKKDAHQAEQYFRRALAEHYPPAAAALQHLEEKNT; from the coding sequence ATGACAATCAGAAATTTCAGGTTTTCGGCAATCGGCATCATGTTGATGCTTATTCCTTTCACTCAAGCCTTTGCCCAGGACAACACGTCACTCATTGCCATGAGCAACCCCGCCAATCCGGGCGCCGTTGCTGATGCCTATCTGTCCCATGCCCGGGCCATCCGCAAGGCGGATGCACCCATCGTCCATCTGCTGAATCATTCTGCTTATACCCAGGCGGTACCCCTCCTCAAAAAAGCGGCGGCGGACAAGTACGATTTCTGGGCCGCTGACACGCTGGGTCATTTGTATCAGGCCGGTTTGGGCGTTTCCGCAAACTCCCAGACCGCTTTTCACTGGTATCTGCAGGCCGCTGAGGCGGGAGATCGTTTTGCCCAGCGTCAGGTAGCCAATGCCTATCTCAATGGCTGGGGCGTGACCCGCAATCCCCAACGGGCGGCTTTCTGGTTTCGCCAGGGTCTGATGGTCCCGCAGGTGGCCAATGCCGACTTCTGGTTAGGCAAAACCTATGCAGCGGGCAAGCTCATGCCGAAAAATCCGACCAAGGCGGCCTGGTATGAAGGGCGCAGTCTTGCTCTGCTGAAACAACTGGATGCCGAGCACGTGGGCGCTGCCGCCTATGATCTCGGCATTGCCTACTGGCACGGCTATGGGGTCAAAAAAGACGCTCATCAGGCTGAACAGTATTTCCGACGCGCCCTGGCGGAGCACTACCCGCCAGCGGCCGCTGCCCTTCAACATCTTGAGGAGAAAAATACATGA
- a CDS encoding phosphocholine-specific phospholipase C: MRRRDFLKSLGAGATLTAFLGSSVARAAMLPALGRSGTLEDVEHIVVFMQENRSFDHYFGHLSGVRGYNDRFPLKLPDGKPVWFQGRMNDPTRPILPFHFNTRKTSAQFLQDLDHSWASQHGAIAGGLMNAWPLNKTDMTMGYFQRQDIPFHYALADHFTICDHYFTSLAGPTCPNRCMLFSGSIDPEGHHGGPYIDDDTHLWTKGVKPFTWTTYAERLQKAGISWRVYQEGLHEEDHNPMTGNFGENALLYFQAFTDIPDSSPLAQRARRPGGVAALREDVLRNRLPQVSWIVVPAGYSEHPSYPPAYGAIYIARVLDALTSNPEVWGKTVLLLDYDENDGFFDHVPPPQPPTPVRPGKSTVSTEGEIHNRINPDWPTLYSADQLPYGLGPRAPMITISPWSKGGYVCSEVFDHTSVIRFIEKRFGVSEPNITPWRRAICGDLTSAFDFSRPDERKVSLPSTANYVATVHHESTLPAPQVPTEQAVAIDPQESGVRKRRPLAYATAVRLEATHQGVRLHLHNPSELGVVCTAYWDHSHQLPHHYTLGAGAKLEDEMILPKDQKLALTVYGPDSYIRKITGAGPSTLHIDTQGTMTGDIQVLLYNAGADTLPIEVTDPVYGQGTRKIQLAAGQTRELHWNLQPSHHWYDLMVSTPQHRWQLAGHIENGDESFSDPANTQPVLL; this comes from the coding sequence ATGAGACGTCGCGATTTTTTAAAAAGCCTGGGGGCTGGTGCCACACTCACCGCTTTTCTGGGCAGTTCGGTAGCCCGTGCCGCCATGCTGCCCGCCCTGGGCCGTTCCGGGACCCTGGAAGATGTGGAACATATTGTGGTCTTCATGCAGGAAAACCGATCTTTTGATCATTACTTTGGGCATCTGAGTGGAGTACGCGGCTATAATGACCGCTTTCCGCTGAAGTTACCCGACGGTAAACCCGTCTGGTTTCAGGGGCGCATGAACGACCCGACCCGGCCCATTCTGCCTTTTCATTTCAATACCCGGAAAACTTCCGCGCAATTCCTTCAGGACCTGGACCATAGCTGGGCGTCTCAGCACGGAGCCATTGCGGGGGGCCTAATGAATGCCTGGCCGCTCAACAAGACCGACATGACCATGGGTTATTTCCAACGCCAGGACATTCCTTTTCATTATGCCCTGGCCGATCATTTTACCATTTGTGACCATTATTTTACTTCTCTTGCCGGGCCTACCTGTCCCAATCGCTGCATGCTGTTTAGCGGCTCCATTGATCCCGAAGGTCATCACGGCGGGCCCTATATTGATGATGACACCCATCTCTGGACCAAGGGCGTCAAACCCTTTACCTGGACGACATACGCCGAGCGCCTGCAAAAGGCAGGCATTTCCTGGCGCGTCTATCAGGAAGGACTCCACGAAGAGGATCATAATCCGATGACGGGGAATTTCGGGGAAAATGCGCTGCTGTATTTCCAGGCGTTTACAGACATTCCCGACAGTTCACCGCTGGCCCAACGCGCACGGCGACCGGGCGGAGTGGCAGCATTGCGTGAGGATGTGCTGCGTAATCGTCTGCCGCAGGTTTCCTGGATTGTGGTGCCCGCCGGTTATTCCGAACATCCCTCCTATCCACCGGCCTATGGCGCCATTTACATTGCCAGGGTGCTGGATGCCCTGACCAGTAATCCGGAGGTCTGGGGCAAGACTGTGCTGCTTCTGGATTATGATGAGAATGATGGCTTTTTCGACCATGTGCCGCCACCTCAACCTCCCACTCCGGTGCGACCCGGCAAAAGTACGGTGAGCACCGAAGGCGAAATCCACAATCGGATCAACCCGGACTGGCCTACGCTTTATAGCGCCGACCAACTGCCCTATGGTCTCGGACCACGTGCACCAATGATTACTATCTCGCCCTGGAGTAAAGGCGGCTATGTGTGTTCGGAAGTCTTCGACCATACTTCCGTCATCCGCTTTATCGAAAAACGCTTCGGCGTCAGTGAACCTAACATCACCCCCTGGCGACGCGCCATTTGTGGTGATCTGACTTCGGCCTTTGACTTCTCACGCCCTGATGAGCGTAAGGTGTCATTGCCCAGCACCGCCAACTATGTGGCGACGGTACATCACGAATCCACCTTGCCCGCTCCGCAAGTGCCTACAGAGCAGGCCGTTGCCATAGATCCTCAAGAAAGTGGCGTACGCAAACGGCGGCCCCTCGCTTACGCCACCGCTGTGCGGCTGGAAGCAACGCATCAAGGAGTCCGTCTGCACCTGCATAACCCTTCTGAGCTAGGCGTTGTCTGCACCGCCTACTGGGATCACAGCCATCAACTTCCTCATCATTACACTCTGGGAGCAGGAGCCAAACTGGAAGACGAGATGATACTGCCCAAGGATCAGAAGCTCGCGCTCACGGTTTATGGTCCGGACAGCTATATCCGCAAGATTACGGGTGCGGGTCCTTCCACTTTGCACATTGATACTCAGGGAACCATGACTGGGGATATCCAGGTGCTCTTGTATAACGCCGGTGCCGATACCTTGCCCATTGAAGTAACGGACCCGGTGTACGGACAGGGTACTCGAAAAATCCAGTTGGCAGCAGGACAAACCCGGGAGCTGCACTGGAACCTGCAACCCAGTCATCACTGGTATGACCTGATGGTCTCCACCCCTCAGCACCGGTGGCAACTGGCAGGACACATCGAAAACGGGGACGAGAGCTTCAGTGATCCGGCCAATACCCAACCTGTTCTACTTTAA